Proteins found in one Rhodovulum sp. MB263 genomic segment:
- the bchC gene encoding chlorophyll synthesis pathway protein BchC: METTAVILRGPREIGLGKLGLSEPGPRDLVVEISHSGISTGTEKLFYTGEMPPFPGMGYPLVPGYESAGEVIEAGSETNFKVGEHIFVPGANCYEGARGLFGGSARRLVTDASRVTRIDPGLGPEGALLALAATARHALAGVDKKMPELIVGHGVLGRLLARLTIAAGAPAPTVWEINPDRQGGAMGYDVLHPDDDPCRDYRTIYDASGVGSLLDTLITRIAKGGEVVLAGFYTDPISFAFPAAFMKEARLRIAAEWEREDLIATRQLVESGALSLGGLITHSVPAEKAAEAYDTAFNDPACLKMILNWGAVHDA; encoded by the coding sequence ATGGAGACGACCGCTGTCATCCTCCGGGGGCCTCGGGAAATCGGTCTCGGCAAACTCGGCCTGTCGGAGCCCGGACCCAGGGATCTTGTGGTCGAGATTTCCCATTCCGGCATTTCCACCGGCACCGAGAAGCTTTTCTATACCGGCGAGATGCCGCCCTTTCCGGGGATGGGCTATCCGCTGGTGCCGGGCTACGAATCCGCGGGTGAGGTGATCGAGGCCGGGTCCGAGACCAATTTCAAGGTCGGCGAGCATATCTTCGTCCCCGGCGCCAATTGCTACGAGGGCGCGCGTGGCCTGTTCGGCGGCTCGGCCCGGCGGCTGGTCACCGATGCCAGCCGCGTGACCCGGATCGACCCGGGGCTCGGGCCGGAAGGCGCGCTGCTGGCGCTGGCCGCGACCGCGCGCCATGCACTGGCCGGTGTCGACAAGAAGATGCCCGAACTGATCGTCGGCCATGGTGTCCTTGGCCGCCTGTTGGCCCGCCTGACCATCGCCGCCGGCGCCCCCGCGCCCACCGTCTGGGAAATCAATCCCGACCGGCAGGGCGGCGCCATGGGCTATGATGTGCTGCATCCCGACGACGATCCGTGCCGCGACTACCGCACGATCTACGACGCCTCGGGCGTGGGCTCGCTGCTCGATACGCTGATCACCCGCATCGCCAAGGGCGGCGAGGTGGTTCTGGCCGGGTTCTATACCGACCCGATTTCCTTCGCCTTCCCGGCCGCCTTCATGAAGGAGGCCCGGCTGCGCATCGCCGCCGAATGGGAACGCGAGGACCTGATTGCAACGCGCCAGCTCGTCGAGTCGGGTGCGCTGTCGCTGGGGGGGCTGATCACCCACAGCGTTCCGGCGGAAAAGGCCGCAGAAGCCTATGACACCGCCTTCAACGATCCTGCCTGTCTGAAAATGATCCTGAACTGGGGAGCCGTTCATGACGCTTGA
- a CDS encoding methyltransferase: MTEILSGPGPEPRRGSGWRRWRNRKIASPGFQSWASRFFLTRGHVRREGERMFDLVSGFVYSQVLRAVVELDLLEATCDAPQSLAALAHRASLPVDRMEVLMQAGTALGLFERVGGGYQLSALGAALMGAPGVVGMIRHHDVFYRDLEDPVALLRGETDTELARFWPYVFGAGAAEDPETARRYSALMADSQALVAEETLRSGALDGIARLMDVGGGTGAFLAAAGAACPGLKMMLFDLPAVVPAAEDRFRALGLSERVTVTGGSFRDDPLPEGADAVSLVRVCYDHSDETVRALMGKIFGTLPPGGRLIVSEPMAGGARPNRAGDAYFAFYCMAMQTGRARSPERLAEMMKEAGFQGVEMPPTRRPFIASVVVGHKPGAT, from the coding sequence ATGACCGAGATCCTCTCCGGCCCCGGACCTGAGCCAAGGCGCGGGTCCGGCTGGCGCCGCTGGCGCAACCGCAAGATCGCAAGCCCGGGCTTTCAAAGCTGGGCCAGCCGGTTCTTCCTGACCCGCGGCCATGTCCGACGCGAGGGCGAGCGGATGTTCGACCTGGTCTCGGGCTTTGTCTACAGTCAGGTGCTGCGCGCCGTGGTCGAGCTGGACCTTCTGGAGGCCACCTGCGATGCGCCGCAAAGCCTCGCGGCGCTGGCCCATCGCGCGTCCCTTCCGGTCGACCGGATGGAGGTGCTGATGCAGGCCGGCACCGCGCTCGGCCTGTTCGAGCGCGTGGGCGGCGGCTATCAGCTTTCCGCGCTGGGCGCGGCGCTGATGGGGGCGCCGGGCGTGGTCGGCATGATCCGCCATCACGATGTCTTCTATCGCGATCTCGAGGACCCGGTGGCGCTTTTGCGCGGCGAGACCGACACGGAGCTGGCGCGGTTCTGGCCCTATGTCTTCGGCGCCGGCGCGGCCGAGGATCCCGAGACCGCAAGGCGCTATTCGGCGCTGATGGCCGACAGTCAGGCGCTGGTCGCCGAAGAGACCCTGCGCAGCGGCGCGCTGGACGGAATCGCGCGGCTGATGGATGTGGGCGGCGGTACCGGTGCCTTTCTCGCCGCGGCGGGCGCGGCCTGTCCCGGGCTGAAGATGATGCTGTTCGACCTGCCCGCTGTCGTCCCCGCCGCCGAAGATCGGTTCCGGGCGCTGGGCCTGTCGGAGCGGGTGACGGTGACGGGCGGCAGCTTCCGCGACGATCCCCTGCCCGAAGGGGCCGATGCGGTCTCGCTGGTTCGGGTCTGCTACGATCACTCGGACGAGACCGTGCGGGCGCTGATGGGGAAGATCTTCGGCACCCTGCCGCCGGGCGGGCGGTTGATCGTTTCCGAGCCGATGGCGGGCGGCGCCCGGCCCAACCGGGCGGGAGACGCTTATTTCGCTTTCTACTGCATGGCGATGCAAACCGGGCGGGCGCGGTCCCCCGAGCGTTTGGCCGAAATGATGAAAGAGGCGGGTTTCCAAGGGGTTGAGATGCCCCCGACGCGTCGTCCCTTCATCGCCTCGGTGGTCGTGGGGCACAAGCCCGGGGCGACATAA
- a CDS encoding polyprenyl synthetase family protein: MDISARIEAAMRQAIAEGQAGAAPGKLASAFEYALTPGGARIRPTICLNVARACGDDRPALADAAAISIELIHCASLVHDDMPCFDDADIRRGKPALHKAYGQPLALLTGDSLIVAGFEVIARAAHHDCARAVELIRILGQRTGMPYGICAGQGWESEEKIDLSAYHRAKTGALFIAATSMGAVAAGQPAEPWEELGDRIGEAFQVADDLKDALLDAEAMGKPAGQDAAHGRPSAVTALGVEGAVQRFRDILSGAIASIPSCPGEADLARMVRHMAERLIPEPARQPAE; the protein is encoded by the coding sequence ATGGACATTTCGGCGCGAATCGAGGCCGCGATGCGGCAGGCGATTGCCGAGGGGCAGGCAGGGGCCGCGCCCGGCAAACTGGCATCGGCCTTCGAATATGCCCTGACGCCCGGCGGCGCCCGGATCCGGCCGACGATCTGCCTCAATGTCGCGCGCGCCTGCGGCGACGACCGCCCGGCGCTGGCCGATGCCGCCGCGATCTCGATCGAGCTGATCCATTGCGCCAGCCTCGTGCATGACGACATGCCCTGTTTCGACGATGCCGATATCCGCCGCGGCAAGCCCGCCCTGCACAAGGCCTATGGCCAGCCGCTGGCGCTTCTGACCGGCGACAGCCTGATCGTCGCGGGCTTCGAGGTGATCGCGCGGGCCGCGCATCACGACTGTGCCCGCGCGGTCGAGCTGATCCGCATCCTGGGCCAGCGCACAGGCATGCCCTATGGCATCTGCGCGGGGCAGGGCTGGGAAAGCGAGGAAAAGATCGATCTCTCGGCCTATCACCGGGCCAAGACCGGCGCGCTGTTCATCGCCGCGACCAGCATGGGCGCGGTGGCGGCCGGCCAGCCGGCCGAGCCCTGGGAAGAGCTGGGCGACCGCATCGGCGAAGCCTTCCAGGTGGCCGACGATCTGAAGGACGCGCTGCTCGATGCCGAGGCGATGGGCAAGCCCGCGGGTCAGGACGCGGCCCATGGCCGCCCGAGTGCCGTGACCGCGCTGGGCGTCGAGGGCGCGGTGCAGCGTTTCCGCGATATCCTGTCGGGCGCCATCGCTTCGATTCCCTCTTGTCCGGGCGAGGCCGATCTGGCGCGGATGGTGCGCCACATGGCCGAGCGGCTGATCCCCGAACCCGCGCGTCAGCCCGCCGAATGA
- the crtD gene encoding 1-hydroxycarotenoid 3,4-desaturase CrtD, with the protein MAGSAGKVVVIGAGMGGLSAAIRLAHGGFEVEVVDRAPVPGGKMRTFASDAGPVDAGPTVMTLRPVFEELFDSVGARLSDYVTLHREEILARHWWPDGSTLDLFASREQSADAVGRFAGARAEKEFRAFCRRAERLYRAFDAPMMRAAEPSQGALTRHVMTHPWLALDMAPHRSLAKALGKDFSDRRLAQLFGRYATYVGGSPFRSPALLSLIWHAEEQGVWRVEGGMHRLARALEQLAHDKGVRFTFGSRATRIEIQRGATAAVHLDSGARLAADAVVFNGDPAALAAGLLGEGLRETVAPEAIRPRSLSAYVWSYAAVPHGPEMVHHNVFFCEDAHTEFDPIAAGQMPEDPTLYICAQDRGTGRSPEGLERFEIIMNGPPVDDGADPTDEEQETCRTRTFQTLARFGLTFDPRPGSQALTTPRQFAKLFPASDGSLYGRSPHGLTAALKRPTARTKVAGLYLAGGGTHPGAGIPMATLSGRHAAEAILTDRASLSMSPRTAMPGGISTA; encoded by the coding sequence ATGGCCGGATCGGCGGGAAAAGTCGTCGTGATCGGGGCCGGGATGGGCGGGCTTTCAGCCGCGATCCGGCTGGCCCATGGCGGGTTCGAGGTCGAGGTCGTCGACCGCGCACCGGTACCCGGCGGCAAGATGCGCACCTTTGCCAGCGATGCAGGCCCGGTCGATGCAGGCCCCACGGTGATGACCCTGCGCCCGGTCTTCGAGGAGCTGTTCGACAGCGTCGGCGCCAGGCTGTCCGACTATGTCACCCTGCACCGCGAGGAGATCCTGGCACGACACTGGTGGCCGGACGGCTCGACGCTCGATCTCTTCGCCTCGCGCGAGCAAAGCGCCGATGCGGTGGGCCGCTTCGCGGGCGCGCGGGCAGAGAAGGAGTTCCGCGCCTTCTGCCGCCGGGCCGAGCGGCTCTACCGCGCCTTCGACGCGCCGATGATGCGCGCGGCCGAACCCTCGCAGGGAGCCCTGACCCGGCATGTTATGACCCATCCCTGGCTGGCGCTTGACATGGCGCCGCACCGGAGCCTGGCAAAGGCCCTGGGCAAGGACTTTTCCGACCGGCGGCTGGCCCAGCTCTTCGGGCGCTACGCGACCTATGTCGGCGGCTCGCCCTTCCGCTCGCCCGCGCTGCTGTCGCTGATCTGGCACGCCGAGGAACAGGGCGTCTGGCGGGTCGAGGGCGGCATGCACCGGCTGGCCCGCGCGCTGGAACAGCTGGCCCATGACAAGGGCGTGCGCTTCACCTTCGGGAGCCGCGCCACCCGGATCGAGATCCAGCGCGGTGCGACGGCAGCGGTGCATCTCGACAGCGGCGCCCGGCTGGCAGCCGATGCGGTGGTGTTCAACGGCGACCCGGCTGCTCTGGCGGCCGGGCTGCTGGGCGAGGGCCTGCGCGAGACGGTGGCCCCCGAGGCGATCCGCCCGCGCAGCCTCTCGGCCTATGTGTGGTCCTATGCCGCAGTGCCGCACGGCCCCGAGATGGTTCATCACAATGTCTTCTTCTGCGAGGACGCTCACACGGAATTCGACCCCATCGCGGCCGGGCAGATGCCCGAGGATCCGACGCTTTACATCTGCGCTCAGGACCGCGGCACGGGCCGCAGCCCCGAAGGGCTGGAACGGTTCGAGATCATCATGAACGGGCCGCCCGTCGATGACGGGGCAGACCCGACGGACGAGGAGCAAGAGACGTGCCGGACACGCACCTTCCAGACGCTGGCCCGGTTCGGGCTGACCTTCGATCCGCGGCCAGGGAGTCAGGCGCTGACGACGCCACGCCAGTTCGCGAAACTGTTTCCGGCCTCGGACGGATCCCTTTACGGGCGGAGCCCGCACGGGCTGACGGCGGCGCTGAAGCGGCCGACGGCACGGACGAAAGTCGCGGGGCTCTATCTGGCGGGGGGCGGGACGCATCCCGGCGCGGGCATCCCGATGGCAACCCTCTCCGGACGGCACGCGGCCGAGGCGATCTTGACGGACCGTGCTTCGCTCTCGATGTCCCCGCGAACGGCTATGCCTGGTGGTATATCGACGGCATAA